In Anaerolineales bacterium, the following proteins share a genomic window:
- a CDS encoding tetratricopeptide repeat protein: MLRRIPRKLVLLVLLALVVFLLPTWWLRIWLPRQGGVPTPATAASQPAADALYRQALALAASQPLDALPLLDSVIAAQGVEAAAAASLRQGIQNGRRGGDPAYLLAASGQALAALGEWPAARQAFLAAVAANPDFAEAWAYLGEALQQNGQDGLAALQQAEQLDPNSLALRLFFALYWQRQGDYARAEQNLRIAALHHPQNPMVQMQLAENAVLTGDTTAALPYLQRALELAPHDPAVWRAVAAYSVESALFVEEVGLPTLERLAAEQPDSADTLVLSARALALLRREAEAEAYFQRALELDDANVAAHVYFGIFLLADRRYEAARQHLNQVLALEPAGPRAELAAYWLAQMATTP; the protein is encoded by the coding sequence ATGCTGCGCCGTATCCCTCGCAAACTCGTGCTGCTGGTCTTGCTGGCGCTGGTGGTGTTTCTGTTGCCCACCTGGTGGCTGCGCATCTGGCTGCCGCGCCAGGGCGGCGTACCCACGCCGGCCACAGCGGCCAGCCAGCCGGCGGCGGATGCGCTCTACCGCCAGGCGCTAGCGCTGGCAGCCAGCCAGCCACTGGATGCGCTGCCGCTGCTTGATTCAGTCATCGCGGCACAGGGAGTGGAGGCCGCGGCCGCCGCAAGCCTGCGCCAGGGCATCCAAAACGGGCGCAGAGGGGGCGACCCAGCCTATTTGCTGGCCGCCAGTGGCCAGGCGCTGGCGGCGCTGGGCGAGTGGCCCGCCGCTCGCCAGGCTTTTCTGGCGGCGGTGGCCGCCAACCCGGATTTCGCCGAGGCCTGGGCCTACCTGGGCGAGGCGTTGCAACAAAACGGGCAGGATGGCCTGGCCGCTTTGCAGCAGGCCGAGCAGCTTGACCCGAATTCCCTGGCACTGCGCCTGTTCTTCGCGCTATATTGGCAGCGCCAGGGTGACTATGCGCGCGCCGAGCAGAATTTGCGCATCGCCGCCCTGCACCATCCCCAGAATCCGATGGTGCAAATGCAACTGGCTGAGAATGCCGTGCTGACCGGCGACACCACCGCCGCGCTGCCCTACCTGCAACGTGCCCTGGAACTGGCCCCGCATGACCCGGCAGTGTGGCGCGCCGTGGCTGCCTACAGCGTCGAATCCGCCCTGTTCGTGGAGGAGGTGGGCCTGCCCACCCTGGAGCGCCTGGCGGCCGAGCAGCCTGACAGTGCAGACACGCTGGTGCTCAGCGCCCGCGCCCTGGCTTTGCTGCGGCGCGAGGCCGAGGCCGAAGCCTATTTCCAACGCGCTTTAGAGTTGGATGATGCCAACGTGGCCGCGCATGTATACTTCGGCATCTTTTTGTTGGCTGACCGGCGCTACGAGGCCGCCCGCCAGCACCTCAACCAGGTGCTGGCGCTGGAACCGGCCGGCCCGCGGGCAGAGTTGGCCGCCTACTGGCTAGCCCAGATGGCTACTACGCCCTAA
- a CDS encoding acyl-CoA dehydrogenase family protein produces MDFQLSEEHLMVQKMVRDFVQKEVKPTVQEWDRKQEMAPFILPRMAELGILGINIPVRYGGQGMDYIALGLVCEELEAGDSPLRVVMSVHMGLNSMALLQWGTEEQKQKFLTPQAKGEKYACFGLTEPAAGSDVAGMKATARREGDEYVLNGEKMWISLATKAHHALIVARTNPDVDPHDGLSAFIVELDRKGITTGDIHGKLGMRAGSTGYIAMQDVRIPAENRLGEEGEGFKIAMSCLDNGRYTVAAGATGLIRASLDASVNYSHERKAFNREIGHFQLVQQKIAYMVQQYETARLLYLRAGWMKNRGERNTRETSLAKWYATDASFDAASEAIQVHGAYGYSDEYDVERYLRNSKGGVIYEGTSEIHQLMQAGYALGYRKDAELRCELPAYDAEYWQAEG; encoded by the coding sequence ATGGACTTTCAATTAAGTGAAGAGCACCTGATGGTGCAAAAGATGGTGCGCGACTTCGTGCAAAAAGAAGTCAAGCCCACGGTTCAAGAATGGGACCGCAAGCAAGAGATGGCCCCCTTCATCCTGCCACGCATGGCCGAGCTGGGCATCCTGGGCATCAACATCCCGGTGCGCTACGGCGGCCAGGGCATGGATTACATCGCCCTCGGCTTGGTGTGCGAGGAGTTGGAAGCCGGCGACAGCCCGCTGCGCGTGGTGATGTCGGTGCATATGGGCCTCAACAGCATGGCCCTGCTGCAATGGGGCACTGAGGAGCAGAAGCAGAAGTTCCTCACCCCGCAGGCCAAGGGCGAGAAGTACGCCTGCTTTGGCCTCACCGAGCCGGCAGCCGGCTCCGATGTGGCCGGCATGAAGGCCACCGCCCGCCGCGAAGGCGACGAGTATGTGCTCAATGGTGAGAAGATGTGGATCTCGCTGGCCACCAAGGCGCACCACGCCCTGATCGTGGCGCGCACCAACCCGGATGTAGACCCGCATGACGGCCTGAGTGCTTTCATCGTGGAGTTAGACCGCAAGGGCATCACCACCGGCGACATTCACGGCAAGCTGGGCATGCGCGCCGGCTCCACCGGCTACATTGCCATGCAAGACGTGCGCATTCCGGCTGAGAATCGCCTGGGCGAAGAAGGCGAAGGCTTCAAGATCGCCATGTCGTGCCTGGACAATGGGCGCTACACCGTAGCGGCCGGCGCCACGGGCCTGATCCGCGCCAGCCTCGATGCTAGCGTCAACTACTCGCACGAGCGCAAAGCGTTCAACCGCGAGATCGGCCACTTCCAACTGGTGCAGCAAAAGATCGCCTACATGGTGCAGCAATACGAGACTGCCCGCCTGCTGTACCTGCGCGCCGGCTGGATGAAGAACCGCGGCGAGCGCAATACCCGCGAAACCTCGCTGGCCAAGTGGTATGCCACCGATGCTTCGTTCGACGCCGCTTCGGAAGCCATTCAGGTGCACGGCGCCTACGGCTACAGTGACGAATACGATGTAGAGCGTTACCTGCGCAATTCCAAGGGTGGCGTGATCTACGAAGGCACCAGTGAAATTCACCAGCTGATGCAAGCTGGCTACGCGCTGGGCTACCGCAAGGATGCCGAGCTGCGCTGCGAGCTGCCCGCCTACGATGCGGAGTACTGGCAGGCGGAAGGCTAG
- the ybeY gene encoding rRNA maturation RNase YbeY: MIHLHIESRYRALKLGAAVRKAALAALAQQNSQAAELSVALTGNVQVRRLNQQFRGVDAATDVLSFGAEQAPAGAGDTYLGDIVISVPRARAQARAAGHSLAAEVQLLTVHGVLHLLGYDHASAAQRRRMWAAQDAILAALRLPMRSAEMETRPEAK, from the coding sequence ATGATCCATCTGCATATTGAGAGCCGCTATCGCGCCCTAAAGCTGGGCGCCGCGGTGCGCAAAGCCGCCCTGGCGGCACTGGCGCAGCAAAACAGCCAGGCGGCTGAGCTCAGTGTGGCGCTCACTGGCAATGTACAGGTGCGCCGCCTCAACCAGCAATTCCGCGGTGTGGATGCCGCCACGGATGTGCTTTCCTTTGGTGCGGAGCAAGCCCCGGCCGGTGCCGGCGATACCTATCTGGGAGATATTGTCATCTCCGTGCCGCGTGCCCGCGCCCAGGCCCGCGCCGCCGGACACAGCCTGGCGGCCGAGGTGCAGTTGCTGACTGTGCACGGCGTGCTGCATCTGCTGGGCTATGACCATGCCAGCGCCGCCCAGCGCCGGCGCATGTGGGCTGCGCAAGACGCCATTCTGGCGGCCTTGCGCTTGCCCATGCGCTCCGCCGAAATGGAAACCCGGCCGGAAGCCAAATAA
- a CDS encoding histidine triad nucleotide-binding protein, producing the protein MAEDCIFCKIVAGEVPATQVYQDELVTAFRDIHPLAPTHILIIPNAHLASANELAPEHAAAAGRMLTLVPELARQEGIAESGYRLVLNTGADGRQEVPHVHLHLLGGRRMQHPLG; encoded by the coding sequence ATGGCCGAAGACTGTATCTTTTGCAAAATTGTGGCTGGTGAAGTGCCGGCTACGCAGGTGTATCAGGATGAGCTGGTGACCGCTTTCCGCGATATTCACCCCCTGGCGCCGACCCATATTCTGATCATTCCCAATGCGCACCTGGCCAGCGCCAACGAGCTGGCGCCAGAGCATGCCGCCGCGGCCGGCCGCATGCTCACCCTGGTGCCCGAGCTGGCCCGCCAGGAAGGGATTGCCGAAAGCGGCTACCGCCTGGTACTCAACACGGGTGCGGATGGCCGCCAGGAAGTGCCCCATGTGCACCTGCACCTATTGGGCGGCCGCCGCATGCAGCATCCGCTGGGCTAG
- a CDS encoding HDIG domain-containing protein, whose protein sequence is MSEKAILQRKAPRWSTRRRVFLGTLWAVCLLISIAALVMPFSTRPASLRAQVGDVTSQDIVAPRTLNYQSAVFTERDRREAADAVAPVYGAPDANVARQQLEHLRAAVDFIDSVRADGYATLEQKIGDLTALQNVNLGRESAQAILLLNDSAWQNVRQEAIVVLEQIMRSSIRQSRLDEARRSIPALVSLSLPQDQATLVAEIVAAFVAPNSFYSEALTQVARDEASAAVPPAVRTFVTNEIVVARGQVINEADLEALQQFGLVQPETGWQNYVGAAALALAAFALAGLFLRFRPQLLDKIRELTLVATLFVAFLLVARFVIVDRTVLPYLFPVAGFGLLAATLYSSQAAMVFSLVLSVLAAYNLPNAFDLTLFYFFGSLFGILFLKRAQRVMAYFWAGAAVVVAGAAILIAYRLPLASTDALGILTLLGAAALNGFLAASLTIVLQLFLAQWLGLTTTVQLMELARPDHPLLQLVMRQAPGTYQHSLLIANLAEQAAEAIGADALLTRIGSLYHDAGKARQPHYFIENQVTGAPNPHEQLSPTESAAHIIRHVPDGVELARKHRLPNRIIDFIKEHHGTLVTRFQYVCAVEAAGGDESQVNLDDFRYDGPRPQSRETALVMLADGCEARTRAERPKTQEALEALVKSVIDNRLNNGQLDDTTLTMYDLKVIAETFVTGLRGVYHPRLVYPDLDEKTINALDAQPSLKSLPPKQ, encoded by the coding sequence ATGTCTGAAAAAGCCATACTCCAGCGCAAGGCACCGCGTTGGTCCACCCGCCGGCGCGTTTTCTTGGGGACCCTGTGGGCGGTCTGCCTGCTGATCTCGATCGCCGCCCTGGTGATGCCCTTCTCCACCCGGCCGGCCAGCCTGCGCGCCCAGGTGGGTGACGTCACCAGCCAGGACATCGTAGCCCCGCGCACGCTCAATTATCAGAGCGCCGTGTTCACCGAGCGCGACCGGCGCGAGGCGGCCGATGCGGTGGCGCCAGTCTACGGCGCCCCGGATGCCAACGTGGCGCGCCAACAACTGGAGCACCTGCGTGCCGCGGTGGATTTTATCGATAGCGTGCGCGCCGATGGCTACGCTACCCTCGAACAAAAAATTGGCGATCTAACCGCCTTACAAAACGTCAACCTGGGGCGTGAAAGCGCCCAGGCGATCCTGCTGCTCAACGATAGCGCCTGGCAGAATGTGCGCCAGGAGGCGATCGTGGTGCTGGAGCAGATCATGCGCAGCAGCATCCGCCAGAGCCGCCTGGATGAAGCGCGCCGCAGCATCCCCGCGCTGGTGAGCCTGTCGCTGCCACAGGATCAAGCCACCCTGGTGGCCGAGATCGTGGCCGCCTTCGTGGCCCCCAATAGCTTCTACTCCGAGGCGCTGACCCAGGTGGCGCGTGATGAAGCCAGTGCGGCGGTACCGCCGGCCGTGCGCACCTTCGTCACCAATGAGATCGTGGTCGCGCGTGGCCAGGTGATCAACGAGGCCGACCTGGAGGCCTTGCAGCAGTTTGGCCTCGTGCAGCCCGAAACGGGCTGGCAGAATTACGTAGGCGCCGCCGCGCTGGCGCTGGCCGCGTTTGCACTGGCTGGCCTGTTCCTGCGCTTCCGCCCGCAACTGCTCGATAAAATTCGTGAGCTCACCCTGGTGGCCACACTTTTTGTAGCCTTTCTGCTGGTGGCGCGTTTTGTCATCGTGGATCGCACGGTGCTGCCCTATCTGTTCCCGGTGGCGGGTTTCGGTTTGCTCGCCGCCACCTTATACAGCTCGCAGGCCGCCATGGTCTTTTCGCTGGTGCTCAGCGTACTGGCAGCCTATAACCTGCCCAACGCCTTTGACCTGACGCTGTTCTACTTCTTCGGCAGCTTGTTTGGCATCCTGTTCCTCAAACGCGCCCAGCGCGTCATGGCCTATTTCTGGGCTGGCGCGGCGGTGGTGGTGGCCGGTGCCGCGATCCTGATCGCCTACCGCCTGCCGTTGGCCTCCACCGATGCCTTGGGCATCCTCACCCTGCTAGGCGCGGCCGCGCTGAACGGCTTCCTGGCCGCCAGCCTGACGATTGTGCTGCAATTGTTCCTGGCCCAGTGGCTGGGCCTGACCACGACCGTGCAACTGATGGAGCTGGCACGGCCTGACCATCCTTTGTTGCAGTTGGTGATGCGCCAGGCGCCCGGCACCTACCAACATAGTTTGCTGATCGCTAACCTGGCGGAGCAAGCGGCGGAGGCGATCGGCGCAGATGCTTTGCTCACCCGCATCGGCTCGCTGTATCACGATGCCGGCAAAGCGCGCCAGCCGCACTACTTCATCGAGAACCAGGTCACTGGCGCGCCCAACCCGCATGAGCAGCTCAGCCCCACCGAGAGCGCCGCGCACATCATCCGCCATGTGCCTGACGGGGTCGAGCTGGCCCGCAAGCACCGCCTGCCCAACCGCATCATCGATTTCATCAAAGAGCACCACGGCACGCTGGTGACGCGCTTCCAGTATGTGTGCGCCGTGGAAGCCGCCGGTGGCGACGAAAGCCAGGTGAACCTGGATGATTTTCGCTACGACGGGCCGCGGCCGCAATCGCGCGAAACCGCCCTGGTGATGCTGGCCGATGGTTGCGAGGCGCGCACGCGTGCCGAGCGCCCCAAGACCCAGGAGGCCTTGGAGGCGCTGGTGAAGAGCGTGATCGACAACCGCTTGAATAACGGCCAGTTGGATGACACCACGCTGACCATGTATGACCTCAAAGTGATCGCCGAAACCTTCGTTACCGGGCTGCGCGGTGTCTACCATCCGCGCCTGGTCTACCCGGATCTGGACGAGAAGACCATCAACGCCCTCGACGCCCAGCCCAGCCTCAAATCGCTGCCGCCCAAGCAATGA
- a CDS encoding GatB/YqeY domain-containing protein produces the protein MSKKAELEAALKEAMKANDAVRRTTLRGALAAVKEAEVAQRGELDEATVISILQKELKARHEAQAEGEQAARPDLVAAAKAEASILEAFLPAGLSPAEIEAIIAAAIAESGAASPADMGKVMKLVQPQIKGRADGSQVSALVKAKLQG, from the coding sequence ATGAGCAAAAAAGCTGAATTGGAAGCCGCCCTTAAAGAAGCCATGAAGGCCAATGACGCCGTGCGCAGAACCACGCTGCGCGGCGCCCTAGCCGCCGTGAAGGAAGCCGAAGTGGCCCAACGCGGTGAGTTGGACGAGGCCACGGTGATCTCGATCCTGCAGAAGGAGCTCAAGGCGCGCCATGAGGCGCAAGCCGAAGGCGAACAGGCGGCCCGCCCCGATCTGGTGGCAGCGGCCAAAGCCGAAGCCAGCATCCTCGAAGCGTTCCTGCCTGCTGGGCTGAGCCCCGCCGAGATCGAGGCGATCATCGCCGCGGCGATCGCCGAGAGTGGCGCCGCCTCCCCGGCGGATATGGGCAAAGTGATGAAACTGGTGCAGCCGCAGATCAAAGGCCGCGCCGATGGCAGCCAGGTGAGCGCGCTGGTGAAGGCCAAATTACAAGGGTAG
- a CDS encoding GIY-YIG nuclease family protein — MTNLHNKVLYTGVTNNLQRRVLEHRARTPGRFTSKYRITKLVWYEVTERMLDAIAREKQIKAGSRQKKIDLIEGVNPEWKDLYVELFES, encoded by the coding sequence GTGACTAACCTACACAACAAGGTGCTGTACACCGGTGTCACCAATAACCTGCAACGAAGGGTTTTGGAGCACCGCGCAAGGACGCCAGGTAGGTTTACCTCGAAATACAGGATAACAAAGCTGGTTTGGTATGAAGTGACCGAACGGATGCTCGACGCCATTGCAAGAGAGAAGCAAATCAAGGCAGGTTCAAGGCAAAAGAAGATCGATCTGATAGAGGGTGTCAACCCAGAATGGAAAGATCTATACGTGGAGCTTTTTGAAAGTTAA
- a CDS encoding phosphate/phosphite/phosphonate ABC transporter substrate-binding protein — MKNRFFPVLAIVVVLSLLLAACGSAAAPTEAPVEPVATEAPAEEPTVEAGPVYGTEENPIVWALVPSQDTDAVLSGASGIAAAIEEATGLVIEPVITTDFTAAVEAMCNGEAQMGALNTFNYIVAHQRGCADVGIASLRFGSSFYTAQVVTRPDTGITSLADLANTKFCRPDPTSTSGWVLPSIAIKAEGINPETDMEIVDAGGHDGVIIAVYEGQCDAGSTFTDARSNVEEAYPDVRDKVIVVTESAPIPNDTISFAPSLSAETVEALKTALLALNDSEEGLAQLSQLYSWSGLEATEDSFYDGFRQQLEAAGMCISSEGRISEDC, encoded by the coding sequence ATGAAGAATCGTTTCTTTCCCGTGCTGGCCATCGTAGTAGTGCTTTCACTGCTGCTGGCAGCATGCGGCTCCGCCGCGGCTCCCACCGAAGCGCCGGTTGAACCGGTTGCCACGGAGGCCCCCGCCGAAGAGCCCACCGTAGAGGCTGGCCCCGTGTATGGCACCGAGGAGAACCCGATCGTTTGGGCCTTGGTTCCCTCACAGGACACTGACGCCGTGTTGAGCGGTGCCAGCGGCATTGCGGCTGCCATTGAAGAGGCCACTGGCCTGGTGATTGAGCCGGTCATCACGACCGACTTCACCGCGGCCGTTGAGGCTATGTGTAACGGCGAGGCTCAGATGGGCGCGCTGAACACCTTCAACTACATCGTTGCCCACCAACGTGGTTGCGCCGATGTCGGCATTGCCTCCCTGCGCTTCGGCAGCAGCTTCTACACCGCCCAGGTTGTGACCCGCCCCGATACGGGCATCACCAGCCTGGCTGACCTGGCCAACACCAAGTTCTGCCGCCCGGATCCCACCTCCACCTCCGGTTGGGTGCTGCCTTCCATCGCCATCAAGGCTGAGGGCATCAACCCCGAGACCGACATGGAGATCGTGGATGCCGGTGGTCACGATGGCGTGATCATCGCCGTGTACGAAGGCCAGTGTGACGCGGGTTCCACCTTCACCGATGCCCGCTCCAACGTGGAAGAGGCTTACCCGGATGTACGCGACAAGGTGATCGTTGTCACCGAGAGCGCGCCGATCCCGAATGACACCATCAGCTTCGCGCCCTCCCTGAGCGCCGAGACGGTGGAAGCCCTCAAGACCGCTTTGCTGGCGTTGAACGACAGCGAAGAGGGTCTGGCCCAGCTGAGCCAGCTGTATAGCTGGAGCGGCCTGGAAGCCACCGAAGACAGCTTCTACGATGGTTTCCGCCAGCAGCTCGAAGCGGCTGGCATGTGCATCAGCAGCGAAGGCCGCATCAGCGAAGACTGCTAG
- the phnC gene encoding phosphonate ABC transporter ATP-binding protein, translating to MLTVENLTMIYPDGTVALKDVSFEVQDGEFLGVIGLSGSGKSTLLRCINRLLEPTEGRIIWNGKDITHLPQGELRFVRREIGMVFQQFNLVKRSSVLTNVLSGRLGYTPPSWALANRFSRQDRQMALQALERVGIPDKAHNRADELSGGQQQRVGIARALMQEPKMILADEPVASLDPVLAHSILGYLEKLNHEDNITVLCSLHYLDLVERYCERVIGLRNGQVVFEGNKADIQQMSDARFKEIYGEEAIRMGGA from the coding sequence ATGCTCACAGTCGAAAACCTTACCATGATTTACCCCGATGGTACTGTGGCGCTCAAAGACGTCAGTTTTGAAGTGCAAGACGGCGAATTTCTGGGCGTGATCGGTCTCAGCGGGTCAGGCAAATCCACCTTGTTGCGCTGCATCAACCGTTTGTTGGAACCGACCGAGGGGCGCATCATCTGGAATGGCAAGGATATTACTCACCTGCCCCAGGGTGAATTGCGCTTCGTACGCCGTGAGATCGGCATGGTCTTCCAGCAATTCAACCTGGTGAAGCGCTCCAGCGTGCTGACCAATGTGCTCTCAGGCCGGCTGGGCTACACCCCGCCCAGTTGGGCGCTGGCCAACCGCTTCAGCCGCCAGGACCGCCAGATGGCGCTGCAGGCGCTGGAACGTGTGGGCATTCCCGACAAGGCCCACAACCGTGCCGATGAGCTCAGCGGTGGCCAGCAGCAGCGCGTGGGCATCGCCCGGGCGCTGATGCAGGAGCCCAAGATGATCCTGGCCGACGAGCCCGTGGCCAGCCTCGACCCGGTGTTGGCGCACTCGATCCTGGGCTACCTTGAAAAGCTCAACCACGAAGACAACATTACCGTGCTGTGCAGCCTGCACTACCTCGATCTGGTCGAACGCTATTGCGAACGCGTGATCGGCCTGCGCAACGGCCAAGTGGTGTTTGAAGGCAACAAAGCCGATATTCAACAGATGAGCGATGCGCGCTTCAAAGAGATCTACGGCGAAGAAGCCATTCGCATGGGAGGCGCATAG
- a CDS encoding ABC transporter permease subunit codes for MAKSTPPSFERTKRSPLHALLSLIVPGLGQFVAKARTRGLTILLMVVTLFGLSMWTIAQRARFPDYSLSTAVFIKVVLATAALLVFLLALRHLFVRFVTKDPAMEAFSLYGVVILFFLLLVVIGPSQILPTVLRPEEISQVHGVTALYAGAALAALWLWQVVDAARIGGEHLRGKFLPSMGAAIVIACLLVFALGYNLTGVDLPKAIREYQDVGILLPRILWPWRSAFAYDQEVFEVVQKIQAPCPDGEVGPPSNPALPDDPWVSATPTCGQLSSRPITGGLELGTQLTITGGNFVPGQVVHVRWANPIGNPFTPRGMGETDITIDEDGGFTTTLNIPDAVVAPDTAVGTQIHSLIIRQESVLVFGGRLSEEMKLALIGLLETIMIGLMATFFGIVAAFPLSFLAAKNLMAPILGTPQRIVGSLAGALAGGWAGLQVTNFVSNSLGGLDKAPVQIFLVGLIAVLGLGYLGLQFGGRLSEMLLTRLGKDAGYWTASGLLALLAAYPGYRLGLGFSRGVRSIVVGNEIAAINEQWYGAIGAVLVTLAVFWYLYGKRETRRVPVGLILYGIVRTIFNIVRSVEALIYAIIAAIWVGLGPFAGTLALTLHTVASLAKLYSEAIESIDPGPLEALDAVGANRLQSVVYAVVPQIMPPVISFTVYRWDINVRMSTLLGFVGGGGIGFILLQWIRLYNYEAVGIAVWLIAITVAALDYVSSEIRERFV; via the coding sequence ATGGCCAAATCCACGCCTCCATCGTTTGAGCGCACCAAGCGCTCCCCCCTGCATGCCCTGCTCTCGCTGATCGTGCCCGGGTTAGGCCAGTTTGTGGCCAAAGCACGCACGCGCGGGCTGACGATCCTGCTGATGGTAGTTACCCTGTTCGGGCTGAGCATGTGGACCATCGCCCAGCGCGCCCGCTTCCCAGATTACAGCCTCAGCACCGCGGTCTTCATCAAAGTTGTGCTTGCCACCGCGGCCTTGCTGGTGTTCCTGCTCGCCTTGCGCCACCTCTTCGTGCGCTTCGTGACCAAAGACCCGGCCATGGAGGCCTTTAGCCTCTACGGCGTAGTGATCTTGTTCTTCCTGCTGCTTGTGGTCATTGGCCCAAGCCAGATCCTGCCCACCGTGCTGCGCCCCGAGGAGATCTCGCAGGTGCATGGCGTCACCGCGCTGTATGCCGGCGCGGCCCTGGCCGCCCTGTGGCTGTGGCAAGTGGTGGATGCGGCACGCATCGGCGGCGAGCACCTGCGCGGCAAGTTCCTGCCCTCGATGGGCGCGGCGATCGTCATCGCCTGTTTGCTGGTGTTTGCCCTCGGCTACAACCTCACCGGGGTAGACCTGCCCAAAGCGATCCGCGAATATCAGGATGTGGGTATTTTGTTGCCGCGCATCCTGTGGCCCTGGCGTTCGGCGTTTGCCTACGACCAGGAAGTCTTCGAAGTTGTGCAGAAGATCCAGGCGCCCTGCCCCGATGGGGAAGTTGGCCCGCCCTCGAACCCGGCCCTGCCGGATGACCCCTGGGTGAGTGCCACGCCTACCTGCGGCCAGCTCAGCTCTCGCCCGATCACCGGCGGCCTGGAGCTGGGTACGCAACTCACCATTACCGGCGGCAACTTTGTGCCCGGCCAGGTGGTGCACGTGCGCTGGGCCAACCCGATCGGCAACCCGTTCACGCCGCGTGGCATGGGCGAAACCGACATCACCATCGATGAGGACGGTGGTTTCACCACCACGCTCAACATCCCCGATGCGGTCGTGGCCCCGGATACCGCCGTCGGCACGCAGATCCACTCGCTGATCATCCGCCAGGAGAGCGTGTTGGTGTTCGGCGGGCGGCTGAGCGAAGAAATGAAGCTGGCCTTGATCGGCCTGCTGGAAACGATCATGATCGGCCTGATGGCGACCTTCTTCGGCATCGTGGCCGCCTTCCCGCTGTCCTTCCTGGCCGCCAAGAACCTGATGGCCCCCATCCTGGGCACCCCGCAACGCATTGTGGGCTCGCTGGCCGGCGCCCTGGCGGGCGGCTGGGCCGGCCTGCAGGTCACCAACTTCGTCTCCAACTCGCTGGGCGGCCTGGATAAAGCGCCCGTGCAGATCTTTTTGGTGGGGTTGATCGCCGTACTGGGGCTGGGCTATCTCGGCTTGCAGTTTGGCGGCCGCCTGAGCGAAATGCTACTGACCCGCCTGGGCAAGGATGCTGGTTACTGGACCGCTTCGGGGCTGCTGGCGCTGCTGGCCGCCTACCCAGGCTACCGCCTGGGCTTGGGCTTTAGCCGCGGCGTGCGCAGCATTGTGGTGGGCAACGAAATCGCCGCCATCAACGAACAATGGTATGGCGCGATCGGTGCGGTGTTGGTGACCCTGGCGGTGTTCTGGTATCTGTATGGCAAGCGCGAGACGCGCCGCGTGCCGGTGGGCTTGATCCTGTACGGCATCGTGCGCACGATCTTCAACATCGTGCGTTCCGTAGAAGCGCTGATCTATGCCATCATCGCCGCCATCTGGGTGGGCTTAGGCCCCTTCGCTGGCACCCTGGCGCTGACCCTGCACACGGTGGCCTCGCTGGCCAAGCTGTACTCTGAAGCCATCGAGAGCATTGACCCCGGCCCGCTGGAAGCGCTGGACGCGGTAGGCGCCAATCGCCTGCAGAGTGTGGTCTACGCGGTGGTACCGCAGATCATGCCGCCGGTGATCTCGTTCACGGTCTACCGTTGGGATATCAACGTGCGTATGTCCACCCTGCTCGGTTTCGTGGGCGGCGGTGGTATCGGTTTCATCCTGCTGCAATGGATCCGCCTGTACAACTACGAGGCGGTGGGCATTGCCGTCTGGCTGATCGCCATCACCGTGGCCGCGCTGGACTATGTAAGTTCGGAGATCCGCGAGCGCTTCGTGTAA